In Lysobacter lycopersici, a genomic segment contains:
- a CDS encoding Sua5/YciO/YrdC/YwlC family protein, whose protein sequence is MSTRLDASAATRLLQHGGVIAYPTEAVWGLGCDPRDEAATLRLLALKEREVDKGLILIAANEAQLAPFVDFDALPESQRTAVRESWPGPNTWIVPASPGAPRWITGAHEGIAVRVTAHPGVIALCEAFGGALVSTSANRAGMPAVATFDALDPAVVAGVDGVLQGETGGLERPSAIRDARTGAVLRA, encoded by the coding sequence GTGAGCACACGCCTCGATGCCAGCGCCGCCACGCGCCTGCTGCAGCATGGCGGCGTCATCGCCTACCCCACCGAAGCGGTCTGGGGCCTGGGCTGCGATCCGCGCGACGAGGCCGCGACGCTGCGCCTGCTCGCGCTGAAAGAACGCGAGGTCGACAAGGGCCTGATCCTGATCGCCGCGAACGAAGCGCAACTCGCGCCGTTCGTGGATTTCGATGCGTTGCCCGAGTCGCAGCGCACGGCCGTACGCGAAAGCTGGCCAGGGCCGAACACCTGGATCGTGCCGGCCTCGCCCGGCGCACCACGCTGGATCACCGGCGCGCACGAGGGCATCGCCGTGCGCGTGACCGCGCATCCGGGCGTGATCGCGCTGTGCGAGGCCTTCGGCGGTGCCCTCGTCTCGACCAGCGCCAACCGCGCCGGCATGCCCGCCGTTGCGACCTTCGATGCGCTCGATCCGGCCGTCGTCGCCGGCGTGGACGGCGTGCTGCAAGGCGAAACCGGTGGTCTCGAACGCCCCAGCGCGATCCGCGACGCCCGCACCGGCGCCGTGCTGCGCGCCTGA
- a CDS encoding organic hydroperoxide resistance protein produces the protein MNTLDKVLYTAHVHTTGGGRDGGRSTSDDGHLDVTHTRPGAGGGTNPEQLFAAGYSACFIGAMKAVAAKQHITLPADMSVDAEVDLGPVGQAFGVAVRMAIHLPGMERDAAQALVDAAHQVCPYSNATRGNIPVELRLA, from the coding sequence ATGAACACGCTCGACAAGGTCCTCTACACCGCCCATGTCCATACCACCGGCGGCGGCCGCGACGGCGGCCGTTCCACCAGCGACGACGGCCACCTCGACGTCACCCACACCCGCCCCGGCGCGGGCGGCGGCACCAATCCGGAGCAACTGTTCGCGGCGGGTTATTCGGCCTGCTTCATCGGCGCGATGAAGGCGGTAGCGGCGAAGCAGCACATCACGCTGCCGGCGGACATGTCCGTCGATGCCGAAGTCGACCTCGGGCCGGTGGGACAGGCGTTCGGCGTGGCCGTGCGCATGGCCATCCACCTGCCCGGCATGGAACGCGACGCCGCGCAGGCGCTGGTCGACGCCGCGCACCAGGTCTGCCCGTATTCCAACGCGACCCGCGGCAATATCCCGGTGGAATTGCGCCTGGCGTGA
- a CDS encoding DUF4124 domain-containing protein gives MDRGFPIACLSAAFAVAALHAPRAQADEVTIYRCTDARGNTTLRDTPCAKGQQQETRSMVRPKDAPNRVVDTAPEPRQQPAPPPTRTIVLAPPQPMYECRMPDGNTYTSDSPEGNPRWVPLWTLGYPAVSDGYYRPGGTRIVRHGDGTVDVNVDGGGYVHGPVPTIAGYGGGTWVRDECHMLPPSETCARLRDRREEIGNRFFNAQPTEREQLNREQRGIDARLDNDCGGH, from the coding sequence ATGGATCGCGGTTTCCCCATCGCCTGCCTGTCCGCCGCGTTCGCCGTGGCCGCGCTGCATGCGCCACGCGCGCAGGCCGACGAGGTGACGATCTACCGCTGCACCGACGCGCGCGGCAACACCACCCTGCGCGATACGCCCTGCGCCAAGGGCCAGCAACAGGAAACGCGCAGCATGGTGCGGCCCAAGGACGCGCCGAACCGCGTCGTGGACACGGCGCCCGAACCACGACAGCAACCCGCGCCGCCGCCGACGCGCACCATCGTGCTCGCGCCGCCGCAGCCCATGTACGAATGCCGCATGCCCGACGGCAATACCTACACCAGCGATTCGCCGGAAGGGAATCCGCGCTGGGTTCCGTTGTGGACGCTGGGCTATCCCGCCGTCAGCGACGGTTATTACCGCCCGGGCGGCACCCGCATCGTCCGCCATGGCGATGGCACCGTGGACGTGAACGTCGATGGCGGCGGCTACGTCCACGGCCCGGTGCCGACCATCGCCGGCTACGGCGGCGGCACCTGGGTGCGCGACGAATGCCACATGCTGCCGCCATCGGAAACCTGCGCGCGCCTGCGCGACCGGCGCGAGGAAATCGGCAACCGCTTCTTCAACGCGCAACCGACCGAACGCGAACAGTTGAACCGCGAGCAGCGCGGCATCGACGCGCGCCTCGACAACGATTGCGGCGGGCATTGA
- a CDS encoding DNA topoisomerase I, translating into MPKHLLIVESPAKAKTINKYLGKDFTVLASYGHVRDLVPKEGAVDPEHGFAMRYETIDKNEKHVEAIARAAKAADDIYLATDPDREGEAISWHIAEILAERKLLGDKPLHRVVFTEITPRAIKEAMTQPRAIASDLVDAQQARRALDYLVGFNLSPVLWRKVQRGLSAGRVQSPALRMIVEREEEIEAFRAREYWTVEAEVAHPSQSFTAKLSKLDGKKVEQFTITNADAAEDARTRIAAAAGGSLRVTDVASKERKRRPAPPFTTSTLQQEAARKLGFTTRKTMQVAQKLYEGVALGDEGTVGLISYMRTDSVNLSQEALGELRDVIARDFGTASLPDKPNFYQTKSKNAQEAHEAVRPTSALRTPAQVARFLSDDERKLYDLVWKRAVASQMIPATLNTVTVELAAGSEHSFRASGTTVVVAGFLAVYEEGKDAKNAEDDDEGRKLPAMKPGDNVPLDRIHADQHFTQPPPRFTEAALVKALEEYGIGRPSTYASIIQTLLFRKYVEMESRSFRPTDVGRAVSKFLSAHFTRYVDYDFTAKLEDELDAVSRGEEDWVPLMEKFWGPFKELVEEKSESVDRSEATGARELGIDPKSGKPVSVRLGRFGPYAQIGDKDVDEKLEFASLRPGQSMHTITLEDAIELFKLPRTLGESNGETVTVGIGRFGAFAKRGATYASLKDKEGDDPHTIDLARAVFLIEEKEEIARNRIIKEWDGHDVQVLNGRFGPYLSDGKLNGKIPKDREPASLTLEEAQQFLAETGKPARRGFGAKKAVAKRAVEKKAATKKAPAEKKATKKTAAKKAPGKKTATKKAAKKAYVSPHPEPAQPLLTPAAASQVGKRVVKKKDAPPF; encoded by the coding sequence ATGCCCAAGCACCTGCTCATCGTCGAGTCGCCGGCCAAGGCCAAGACGATCAACAAATACCTCGGCAAGGACTTCACCGTCCTCGCCAGCTACGGCCATGTCCGCGACCTGGTGCCCAAGGAAGGTGCGGTCGATCCCGAGCATGGCTTCGCCATGCGCTACGAAACCATCGACAAAAACGAGAAGCACGTCGAAGCCATCGCCAGGGCGGCGAAGGCGGCCGACGACATCTACCTCGCCACCGACCCGGATCGCGAGGGCGAGGCGATCAGCTGGCACATCGCCGAGATCCTGGCCGAACGCAAGCTGCTCGGCGACAAGCCGCTGCACCGGGTGGTGTTCACCGAAATCACTCCGCGCGCGATCAAGGAAGCGATGACCCAGCCGCGCGCGATCGCTTCGGATCTGGTCGATGCGCAGCAGGCGCGGCGCGCGCTCGACTACCTGGTCGGCTTCAACCTCTCGCCGGTGTTGTGGCGCAAGGTGCAGCGCGGCCTGTCCGCCGGCCGCGTGCAGTCGCCGGCGCTGCGCATGATCGTCGAGCGCGAGGAGGAGATCGAGGCATTCCGTGCGCGCGAATACTGGACGGTCGAAGCGGAGGTCGCGCATCCCTCGCAATCCTTCACCGCCAAGCTGTCGAAGCTGGACGGCAAGAAGGTCGAGCAATTCACCATCACCAATGCCGACGCCGCCGAGGACGCACGCACGCGCATCGCCGCCGCGGCCGGCGGTTCGCTGCGCGTCACCGATGTCGCCAGCAAGGAACGCAAGCGCCGCCCGGCGCCGCCGTTCACCACCTCGACCCTGCAGCAGGAAGCCGCGCGCAAGCTCGGCTTCACCACGCGCAAGACCATGCAGGTCGCGCAGAAACTGTACGAAGGCGTGGCGCTCGGCGACGAAGGCACCGTCGGCCTGATCAGCTACATGCGTACCGACTCGGTCAACCTGTCGCAGGAAGCGCTGGGCGAATTGCGCGACGTGATCGCGCGCGACTTCGGCACCGCATCGCTGCCGGACAAGCCGAACTTCTACCAGACCAAGAGCAAGAACGCGCAGGAAGCGCACGAAGCGGTACGCCCGACGAGCGCGCTGCGCACGCCGGCGCAGGTCGCGCGCTTCCTCAGCGACGACGAACGCAAGCTCTACGACCTGGTGTGGAAGCGCGCGGTCGCCAGCCAGATGATCCCGGCCACGCTCAACACCGTGACGGTGGAACTGGCCGCCGGCTCCGAGCACAGCTTCCGCGCCAGCGGCACCACGGTCGTGGTGGCCGGTTTCCTCGCCGTGTACGAGGAAGGCAAGGACGCGAAGAACGCCGAGGACGACGACGAAGGCCGCAAGCTGCCGGCGATGAAGCCCGGCGACAACGTGCCGCTGGACCGCATCCACGCCGACCAGCACTTCACCCAGCCGCCGCCGCGCTTCACCGAAGCCGCGCTGGTGAAGGCGCTGGAGGAATACGGCATCGGCCGGCCTTCGACCTACGCCTCGATCATCCAGACCCTGCTGTTCCGCAAGTACGTGGAAATGGAAAGCCGCAGCTTCCGCCCCACCGACGTCGGCCGCGCGGTGTCGAAATTCCTCAGCGCGCACTTCACCCGCTACGTCGATTACGACTTCACCGCCAAGCTCGAGGACGAACTCGACGCGGTCAGCCGCGGCGAGGAGGACTGGGTGCCGTTGATGGAGAAGTTCTGGGGCCCGTTCAAGGAACTGGTCGAGGAAAAATCCGAAAGCGTCGACCGCAGCGAAGCCACCGGCGCGCGCGAACTCGGCATCGACCCGAAATCCGGCAAGCCGGTGAGCGTGCGCCTCGGCCGCTTCGGGCCTTACGCGCAGATCGGCGACAAGGACGTGGACGAGAAGCTGGAATTCGCTTCGCTGCGCCCCGGCCAGTCGATGCACACGATCACGCTCGAGGACGCGATCGAGCTGTTCAAGCTGCCGCGCACGCTGGGCGAATCCAACGGCGAAACGGTCACCGTCGGCATCGGCCGCTTCGGCGCGTTCGCCAAGCGCGGCGCGACCTACGCCTCGCTCAAGGACAAGGAAGGCGACGACCCGCACACCATCGACCTCGCCCGCGCGGTGTTCCTGATCGAGGAAAAGGAAGAGATCGCGCGCAACCGCATCATCAAGGAATGGGACGGCCACGACGTGCAGGTGCTGAACGGGCGCTTCGGTCCCTATCTGTCCGACGGCAAGCTCAACGGCAAGATCCCGAAGGATCGCGAACCGGCGTCGCTGACGCTGGAGGAAGCGCAACAATTCCTCGCCGAAACCGGCAAGCCGGCGCGGCGTGGTTTCGGGGCGAAGAAAGCGGTAGCGAAACGTGCTGTCGAAAAGAAGGCCGCGACGAAGAAAGCGCCCGCCGAAAAAAAGGCGACGAAGAAAACCGCCGCGAAGAAAGCTCCGGGCAAAAAAACCGCGACCAAGAAGGCCGCGAAGAAGGCCTACGTCAGCCCGCACCCGGAACCGGCCCAGCCATTGCTCACGCCCGCCGCAGCTTCGCAGGTCGGCAAGCGCGTGGTGAAGAAGAAGGACGCGCCGCCGTTCTGA